A region from the Dehalococcoidia bacterium genome encodes:
- a CDS encoding 2Fe-2S iron-sulfur cluster-binding protein has product MKKVLKVSLTINDREIKAKEGMTILDAARDAGIYIPTLCYHEKLAPYGACRICTVEVSKGKKNRLVTSCVYPVEEGLVVNTDSPRVIKLRKMLLELMLASSAAKTIQDLARQYAVTQPRFEAEKTNCILCGLCVRYCNEIKRANAIGFVGRGTERRVVFYPQIASTVCASCRECFSLCPTGKLPSETDGVCFDDLTLEDFLSARQATV; this is encoded by the coding sequence ATGAAAAAGGTCCTAAAAGTCAGTTTAACCATCAACGATAGAGAGATCAAGGCAAAAGAGGGAATGACCATCCTCGACGCAGCCCGCGATGCCGGGATCTATATCCCTACTCTTTGCTACCATGAGAAGCTGGCTCCTTACGGCGCCTGCCGCATTTGTACCGTTGAGGTATCCAAGGGCAAAAAAAACAGGCTGGTGACCTCCTGTGTCTATCCGGTGGAAGAGGGACTGGTGGTAAACACAGATTCACCCAGGGTTATCAAGCTGCGTAAAATGCTCCTGGAGCTGATGCTAGCCTCCTCTGCGGCGAAGACCATACAGGATTTGGCCCGCCAGTATGCTGTTACCCAGCCACGCTTCGAGGCAGAAAAGACCAACTGCATCCTCTGCGGTCTTTGTGTACGTTACTGCAACGAGATCAAGAGAGCTAACGCTATTGGATTTGTGGGGAGAGGCACCGAGCGCCGGGTGGTGTTCTACCCACAGATCGCTTCTACAGTATGTGCGAGTTGTCGAGAGTGCTTTAGCCTCTGTCCCACAGGTAAACTCCCCTCGGAAACCGACGGTGTCTGCTTCGATGACCTTACGCTCGAGGACTTCCTCAGCGCAAGACAAGCCACCGTTTAG
- a CDS encoding deoxyguanosinetriphosphate triphosphohydrolase — MSPPIDIRHWLEEREEGLSPYAAKSRLSRGRKLDEEPCPMRTAFQRDRDRIIHCKAFRRLKHKTQVFIAPLGDHYVTRLTHTLEVSQIGRSISRALNLNEDLTEAIALGHDLGHTPFGHEGEEVLNNLYPGGFRHNEQSLRVVDILEKDGRGLNLTWEVREGILKHAKTGADILGEEWGSVDTLEGQVCKIADIIAYINHDIGDAVRAGILSEDDLPHQAVAILGHSHSERINTLVSDVVNFSWAATGADGGTPSIGMGQVTQEAANTLRQFLFKKVYNIAREEAERAREVVRLLYQYFTAHDEALPQEYKLGDDSVERRVVDYISGMTDNYALSIAEQIIHPQHE, encoded by the coding sequence GTGTCGCCCCCTATTGATATTCGCCATTGGCTCGAGGAAAGGGAAGAAGGCCTTTCTCCTTACGCCGCAAAGAGCAGGTTGTCTCGAGGCAGGAAGCTTGATGAAGAGCCCTGTCCCATGCGTACCGCATTTCAGCGCGATCGCGACCGGATCATACACTGCAAGGCATTCCGCCGCCTGAAGCATAAAACGCAGGTATTCATCGCACCACTGGGCGATCACTACGTAACCAGGCTCACCCATACCCTTGAGGTATCCCAGATCGGCCGTTCCATCTCTCGTGCCCTGAACCTGAACGAGGATCTCACCGAGGCCATCGCCCTTGGTCACGACCTGGGCCATACCCCCTTCGGACATGAGGGCGAAGAGGTGCTCAATAATCTCTACCCCGGGGGATTCAGGCATAACGAGCAAAGCCTCAGGGTAGTGGACATACTGGAAAAGGATGGTCGAGGGCTCAACCTGACATGGGAAGTAAGGGAAGGAATCCTTAAACACGCCAAGACCGGGGCAGATATTCTGGGCGAAGAATGGGGATCAGTAGATACGCTTGAGGGTCAGGTATGTAAGATTGCGGACATCATCGCCTACATCAATCATGACATCGGCGATGCGGTGCGGGCAGGCATTCTCAGCGAGGATGACCTTCCTCATCAGGCTGTAGCCATTCTGGGGCACTCCCATTCCGAGAGGATCAATACCCTAGTCTCAGATGTTGTCAATTTCTCCTGGGCTGCAACGGGTGCCGATGGTGGAACGCCCTCAATCGGCATGGGCCAGGTGACTCAGGAAGCGGCAAATACCCTGCGCCAGTTTTTGTTTAAAAAGGTGTATAATATAGCTAGGGAGGAGGCTGAGCGGGCCAGGGAGGTGGTTCGTCTTTTATACCAGTATTTCACCGCTCACGATGAAGCCCTGCCTCAGGAATACAAGCTCGGCGACGATAGCGTGGAACGGAGGGTGGTAGACTATATCTCGGGGATGACCGATAATTACGCCCTGAGTATAGCGGAGCAGATTATTCATCCGCAGCATGAATAA
- the dnaG gene encoding DNA primase, with amino-acid sequence MGVIDEIKGRLDIVDIVSDYATLQKSGRNFKAICPFHTEKTPSFFVFPERGTWHCFGSCGTGGDIFSFIMKQEGIDFGAALRILAERAGVTLVSKQKERDVDKETERLYLINAAAAQYFHHLLLNAKAAETARRHLSERGISKEIIDIFELGFSPNSWDALYQHLKSRGYESDTMVSAGLSIAKEGGGFRDLFRNRLMIPIRNEDGKVVGFGARALDNTTPKYLNSPQTAIFNKSSLLYGIDRAKEAIREQGLAIIVEGYMDVLTAHQHSIANVVAPMGTSLTHKQLEIIKRLTRNLALALDADAAGEQATLRGLEVARQAFSERVDRREKRWLEGDSKMEGKVKVIFMPQGKDPDEVIRESTEEWQRMVSEASTVMDYFFNAVISKLDMSSASGKLEAKNQLLLFILETADEAEKDIYLKRLSELTGIDEKTLVGEAARLKPTKRERAKAAVPLPSTQAPSHPLDEYCLALLLQHPGLRDQGIAIPPHYFEGTENRELFLAWLNNTDAENIRHSLDVSLHKHLDTLMARALPPASEREMKTALADCTRRLGEQQLRRLKVLEEMLLSEAESEGDKNVIKEHVETLLQKALEPTTQLKGLFEKARRERKGVRQ; translated from the coding sequence ATGGGCGTTATCGATGAGATAAAAGGCAGACTCGACATCGTGGATATAGTCTCGGATTATGCTACCCTGCAGAAGTCGGGGCGCAATTTTAAGGCGATATGCCCCTTTCACACCGAGAAAACCCCCTCTTTCTTTGTCTTCCCGGAGCGGGGGACCTGGCACTGCTTCGGCAGTTGCGGCACAGGCGGCGATATATTTTCCTTTATTATGAAACAGGAAGGCATCGACTTCGGCGCAGCGCTTCGAATCCTTGCTGAGCGGGCCGGGGTAACCCTGGTCTCAAAGCAAAAAGAGAGGGACGTGGACAAGGAGACGGAAAGGCTATACCTGATAAACGCGGCTGCAGCACAGTACTTTCATCATCTGCTGCTCAATGCCAAAGCCGCTGAGACAGCTCGACGCCATCTAAGCGAGCGAGGTATCTCCAAAGAGATTATCGATATCTTCGAGCTCGGCTTCAGCCCTAATAGCTGGGATGCACTATACCAGCACCTCAAGAGCAGAGGCTATGAGAGCGATACGATGGTGAGCGCAGGTTTGTCTATCGCCAAGGAGGGAGGGGGATTCCGCGACCTGTTTCGAAATCGCCTGATGATTCCCATCAGAAATGAGGATGGGAAGGTAGTTGGTTTTGGTGCCCGCGCCCTCGATAACACTACCCCTAAATATCTTAACTCCCCCCAGACAGCCATCTTCAACAAGAGCAGCCTCCTTTACGGGATCGACCGCGCCAAGGAAGCGATCAGGGAGCAGGGCCTGGCCATCATCGTGGAAGGATACATGGATGTGCTCACCGCCCATCAGCATAGCATAGCCAACGTGGTAGCCCCCATGGGCACCTCCCTTACCCATAAGCAGTTGGAGATAATCAAACGGTTGACCAGAAACCTCGCCCTGGCTCTCGATGCCGATGCTGCCGGCGAGCAGGCCACGCTCCGCGGGCTGGAGGTGGCAAGGCAAGCGTTCAGCGAGCGGGTCGACCGCAGAGAGAAGAGATGGCTGGAGGGAGACTCCAAGATGGAGGGGAAGGTGAAAGTCATCTTCATGCCACAGGGAAAGGACCCCGACGAGGTGATTCGGGAAAGCACGGAGGAGTGGCAGAGGATGGTCAGCGAGGCCTCGACGGTGATGGACTACTTTTTCAACGCAGTTATCTCCAAACTGGATATGAGCAGCGCGAGCGGAAAACTGGAAGCTAAGAACCAGCTCCTTCTCTTTATCTTGGAAACCGCAGATGAAGCTGAGAAGGATATCTATTTGAAAAGGCTCAGTGAACTGACGGGTATAGACGAAAAGACCCTCGTCGGCGAGGCAGCCCGGCTCAAACCCACCAAGCGAGAGAGAGCCAAAGCAGCGGTACCGCTTCCCTCCACCCAGGCCCCCAGCCACCCGCTGGATGAATACTGCCTCGCTCTCCTTTTGCAGCATCCGGGGCTGCGAGATCAGGGTATTGCGATCCCCCCACACTATTTCGAAGGAACGGAAAATCGCGAGCTCTTCCTCGCCTGGCTGAATAACACAGATGCGGAGAATATCCGCCATAGCCTCGATGTTAGCCTCCATAAGCATCTCGACACATTGATGGCCAGGGCGCTGCCCCCAGCAAGCGAGCGGGAGATGAAGACTGCCCTAGCCGACTGTACCCGCCGCCTGGGGGAGCAACAACTGAGGAGGCTCAAGGTACTGGAGGAGATGCTCCTTTCAGAGGCGGAGTCAGAGGGGGATAAGAATGTGATAAAAGAGCATGTGGAAACTCTACTGCAAAAGGCTCTAGAGCCAACGACCCAGTTAAAGGGCCTGTTTGAAAAAGCTAGGAGAGAACGAAAAGGGGTGCGGCAATGA